A single Bacteroidales bacterium DNA region contains:
- the rpsC gene encoding 30S ribosomal protein S3: MGQKTNPIGNRLGIIRGWDSNWYGGNNYADKLVEDKKIRTYLQTRLAKASVSRIVIERTLKLVTITIHTARPGIIIGVGGQEVDKLKEELKTLTGKDVQINIFEIKRPEMDATLVSHNIARQLEGRVSYRRAIKTAIASSMRVGAKGVKVTLSGRIGGAEMARSETYKEGRIPLHTLRADIDYNLGEAQTKFGLMGIKVWIFKGEVYGKRDLSPNARQSSPTSAKPTRGFRRKRR; encoded by the coding sequence ATGGGACAAAAAACAAATCCTATAGGAAATCGCTTAGGAATCATCAGAGGATGGGATTCCAATTGGTACGGTGGTAATAACTATGCCGATAAGCTTGTAGAAGATAAGAAAATTCGCACATACCTGCAAACTAGACTTGCTAAAGCAAGTGTGTCAAGAATTGTAATTGAGAGAACGTTAAAACTCGTTACAATTACCATACACACAGCAAGACCTGGTATAATTATTGGTGTAGGCGGACAAGAAGTTGATAAGCTCAAAGAGGAATTGAAAACACTTACAGGCAAGGATGTTCAAATCAATATCTTTGAGATTAAACGCCCCGAAATGGACGCAACTTTGGTTAGCCATAATATTGCACGTCAACTTGAAGGTCGTGTATCATACAGAAGAGCAATTAAAACAGCTATTGCTTCAAGTATGAGAGTAGGTGCAAAAGGCGTAAAAGTTACATTATCTGGACGCATTGGTGGTGCAGAAATGGCACGCTCTGAAACATACAAAGAAGGACGTATTCCATTGCACACATTACGTGCTGATATTGACTATAATTTAGGTGAAGCACAAACCAAGTTTGGTCTAATGGGCATTAAAGTATGGATTTTCAAAGGTGAAGTGTACGGAAAACGTGATTTGTCGCCAAATGCAAGACAATCAAGTCCAACGAGCGCAAAACCAACAAGAGGATTCCGTAGAAAGCGAAGATAA
- the rplV gene encoding 50S ribosomal protein L22: MGARKRIKAQERKEANKQKAFASLKDCPTSPRKMRLVVDLIRGKEVNKALDILQFTQKEAARRVEKLLMSAISNWQNKNQGARIEEAGLYVKEAYVDSARMLKRLRPAPQGRAYRIRKRSNHVTIVLGSLNTIEN, from the coding sequence ATGGGTGCAAGAAAACGTATAAAAGCACAAGAAAGAAAAGAGGCAAATAAGCAAAAAGCATTTGCATCTCTTAAAGATTGCCCAACTTCTCCAAGAAAAATGAGATTAGTAGTCGATTTAATTCGAGGAAAAGAAGTTAACAAAGCACTTGATATTTTGCAATTTACGCAAAAGGAAGCAGCCAGAAGAGTTGAAAAATTACTTATGTCGGCTATTTCTAATTGGCAAAATAAAAATCAAGGAGCAAGAATTGAAGAAGCAGGCTTATATGTAAAAGAAGCATATGTTGATTCAGCTAGAATGCTTAAGAGATTGAGACCAGCACCGCAAGGACGTGCATATCGAATTCGCAAGCGTTCAAATCATGTTACAATCGTATTGGGCAGCCTTAATACAATAGAAAACTAA
- the rpsS gene encoding 30S ribosomal protein S19 has protein sequence MSRSLKKGPYIDYKLEKRILEMNANNKKQVVKSWSRASMISPDFVGHTVAVHNGNKFIPVYITENMVGHKLGEFAPTRIFRGHAGKKNK, from the coding sequence ATGAGTCGTTCATTAAAAAAAGGACCCTATATTGACTACAAATTAGAGAAAAGAATTCTTGAAATGAATGCTAATAACAAAAAACAAGTTGTTAAAAGCTGGTCAAGAGCATCAATGATTTCTCCCGATTTTGTAGGTCATACTGTTGCCGTTCACAATGGGAATAAGTTTATACCTGTGTACATTACAGAAAATATGGTAGGACATAAACTAGGAGAGTTTGCGCCTACTCGTATCTTCAGAGGACATGCTGGTAAGAAAAATAAATAA
- the rplB gene encoding 50S ribosomal protein L2, protein MGVRKLKPVTPGQRHKVVSNFESITTKTPEKSLLKSLKSSGGRNNTGKMTVRNRGGGHKRQYRIIDFKREKENMVATVKTIEYDPNRSARIALVVYADGEKRYIIAPHGLQVGQKIESGYGVSPEIGNTLYLSEIPLGLIIHNIELTPGRGASLARSAGSHAQLTSRDGKYAIIKLPSGETRLVLTSCKATIGSVSNPDHALEVSGKAGRSRWLGRKPRVRGVAMNPVDHPMGGGEGRASGGHPRSRKGLMSKGYRTRDPKKASSRYILERRKK, encoded by the coding sequence ATGGGTGTAAGAAAATTAAAACCGGTAACACCGGGACAAAGACACAAAGTGGTAAGCAATTTTGAAAGTATTACCACAAAAACACCTGAGAAATCACTGTTGAAAAGCCTCAAAAGTTCTGGTGGTCGTAACAACACCGGTAAGATGACAGTGAGAAATAGAGGTGGAGGTCACAAGAGACAGTATCGCATTATTGATTTCAAACGTGAGAAAGAAAATATGGTCGCTACTGTCAAAACAATTGAATACGATCCAAACCGTTCGGCAAGGATTGCATTAGTTGTTTATGCTGATGGAGAAAAACGTTACATTATTGCTCCTCATGGATTACAAGTAGGACAGAAAATTGAATCAGGGTACGGAGTAAGCCCAGAAATAGGCAATACCCTTTATTTGTCTGAAATTCCATTAGGATTAATTATTCATAACATTGAGCTAACCCCTGGTAGAGGAGCCAGCTTAGCACGTAGTGCAGGGTCACATGCTCAACTCACAAGCCGTGACGGTAAATATGCTATTATTAAATTGCCTTCGGGCGAAACCAGACTTGTCCTTACAAGTTGTAAAGCAACTATCGGCTCTGTATCAAATCCTGACCATGCCCTTGAAGTATCAGGTAAAGCAGGTCGTAGTCGTTGGTTAGGACGCAAACCCCGTGTTCGTGGTGTAGCTATGAACCCGGTTGACCACCCAATGGGCGGTGGAGAAGGACGTGCCAGTGGTGGGCATCCAAGATCGCGTAAAGGTTTAATGTCTAAAGGATATAGAACTCGTGATCCGAAAAAAGCTTCAAGTCGTTACATTTTGGAGCGTAGAAAAAAATAG
- the rplW gene encoding 50S ribosomal protein L23 — protein MSIIIKPLITERMTEISEKFNRVGFVVSKNATKPEIRREIEKMYNVKIESINTSVYGGKTRARNTKSGVIYGKTNAFKKAIVTLKEGHTIDFYSNI, from the coding sequence ATGAGCATTATTATTAAACCACTTATCACAGAAAGAATGACTGAGATTAGTGAAAAATTCAATCGAGTAGGTTTTGTTGTAAGTAAGAACGCTACAAAGCCTGAGATTCGTAGAGAAATCGAAAAAATGTACAATGTAAAAATCGAGAGTATTAATACATCGGTTTACGGAGGTAAGACGCGAGCACGAAACACCAAAAGTGGCGTAATTTATGGAAAAACAAATGCTTTTAAAAAAGCAATTGTTACACTTAAAGAGGGTCACACAATTGATTTTTACAGTAATATTTAA
- the rplD gene encoding 50S ribosomal protein L4, which translates to MELSVYNIEGKDTGRKVQLSEEIFGIEPNDHAIYLDVKQYLANQRQGTHKTKERGEVAGSTRKIKRQKGTGGARAGSLKSPLFASGGTVFGPRPRSYRFKLNKKLKRLARISSLSYKAKNGQVIVIEDFTLEAPKTKEYVAILSNLKIENQKSLMVLPDVNQNIIRSARNIRNAKVVTNNGLITYNILNAKTLVFTESSIKNVESMFNKQ; encoded by the coding sequence ATGGAACTAAGTGTTTATAATATCGAAGGAAAAGATACCGGACGTAAAGTTCAGTTAAGTGAAGAAATCTTTGGCATAGAGCCAAATGATCACGCAATTTATCTCGATGTAAAACAATATCTTGCTAATCAAAGACAAGGTACGCACAAAACAAAAGAAAGAGGTGAAGTTGCAGGAAGTACACGTAAGATTAAGCGTCAAAAAGGTACCGGAGGAGCCCGTGCAGGTTCTTTAAAATCTCCGTTATTCGCATCAGGTGGAACTGTATTCGGACCAAGACCTCGTAGTTATCGTTTTAAATTAAACAAAAAACTAAAACGATTGGCGAGAATATCTTCATTAAGTTACAAAGCTAAGAACGGACAAGTTATCGTTATTGAGGACTTCACGTTAGAAGCTCCAAAAACAAAAGAATACGTTGCAATTCTTAGCAACTTAAAAATCGAAAATCAGAAATCCTTAATGGTGCTTCCTGACGTAAACCAAAACATTATACGTTCGGCGCGAAATATCAGGAATGCTAAAGTAGTAACAAACAATGGTTTGATTACATACAATATACTTAATGCAAAAACTTTAGTTTTTACAGAAAGTAGTATTAAAAATGTAGAATCAATGTTTAACAAACAATAA
- the rplC gene encoding 50S ribosomal protein L3 — protein MAGLIGKKIGMTSVFSAEGKNIPCTVIEAGPCVVTQVKTVEKDGYSAYQLGFIETSEKNVTKPMLGHFKKAGVNPYHKLAEFQDFEQELKPGDVLTVDIFTDSYWVDVVGISKGKGFQGVMKRHGYGGVGESTHGQHNRLRAPGSIGAASTPSRVFKGKRMAGQTGGNRVKMIDLRIVKIIPESNLLLVKGSVPGAKGQYLIIED, from the coding sequence ATGGCAGGACTAATTGGAAAAAAAATTGGAATGACATCGGTGTTCAGTGCCGAGGGGAAAAATATCCCATGCACCGTCATCGAAGCGGGCCCTTGTGTTGTCACACAAGTTAAGACCGTCGAAAAAGATGGTTATAGCGCTTATCAGCTTGGTTTTATCGAAACATCTGAAAAGAATGTTACAAAACCAATGCTTGGACATTTTAAGAAAGCCGGAGTAAATCCTTATCACAAATTAGCTGAATTTCAGGATTTTGAGCAAGAGCTTAAACCCGGTGATGTATTGACAGTCGATATTTTCACAGACAGCTATTGGGTTGATGTGGTGGGAATATCGAAAGGGAAAGGATTCCAAGGCGTAATGAAACGCCACGGATATGGCGGTGTTGGCGAATCAACACATGGTCAACACAATCGTCTAAGAGCACCCGGTTCAATCGGAGCTGCATCCACTCCCTCACGCGTTTTTAAAGGGAAGCGAATGGCTGGGCAAACAGGAGGTAATCGAGTTAAAATGATTGACCTTCGAATCGTTAAAATTATCCCAGAAAGCAATCTACTTTTAGTTAAAGGTTCGGTACCAGGAGCAAAAGGACAATACTTAATTATTGAAGACTAA
- the rpsJ gene encoding 30S ribosomal protein S10 has translation MNQKIRIKLKSYDHNLVDKSAEKIVKTVKATGAVVSGPIPLPTHKRIFTVLRSTFVNKKSREQFELNSHKRLLDIYSSTAKTIDALMKLELPSGVEVEIKV, from the coding sequence ATGAACCAAAAAATTCGTATTAAACTGAAATCTTATGACCATAATTTGGTCGACAAGTCAGCAGAAAAGATTGTTAAAACAGTGAAGGCTACAGGTGCAGTTGTTAGTGGTCCGATCCCACTCCCAACTCACAAAAGAATTTTTACAGTTTTGCGATCAACATTTGTTAATAAAAAATCACGTGAGCAATTTGAGTTAAATTCACACAAACGCCTATTAGATATTTATAGCTCAACGGCTAAAACTATTGACGCGCTTATGAAACTTGAGTTGCCAAGTGGTGTAGAAGTTGAAATTAAAGTCTGA
- the fusA gene encoding elongation factor G, with protein sequence MSSNLNLTRNIGIMAHIDAGKTTTTERILFYTGKTHRMGEVHDGAATMDFMEQEQERGITIASAATTTYWKYQDTQYKINIIDTPGHVDFTVEVERYLRVLDGAIAVYCAVGGVQPQSETVWRQANKYNVPRIAFVNKMDRVGADYFNVIQQMRDRLKANAVAIQIPIGVEDTFRGVVDLVEKRAIQWYDDETGTTNYNYIDIPADLMDQVNEYRHIMVEAIAEADDKILERYLEDPEAITAEEMRAALRKATIARVMVPVMCGAAFKNKGIQRLLDAVCAYLPSPVDIDAVQGTMLDNPDKVIERKPSEEEPLSALAVKVATDPYVGRLCYVRVYSGVLETGMNVLNTRTGKKERISRLFQMHASKQNPMDVIGTGDICAVVGLKNIRTGDTLCDPDKPIVLEKMEFPDPVIDVAIEPKTQADSDKMDNALSKLMEEDPTFNVHTDQDSGQVVISGMGELHLEIIIDRLLREFKVECNQGAPMVKYKESITKAVEHREVFKKQTGGRGKFADIIVRIEPADEGQTGLQFIDEVKGGNIPREYIPSVEKGFKEAMQNGPLAGYALDNMKVTLIDGSYHPVDSDQLSFELCAKFAFREATRKASPLLLEPIMSVEVTTPEEYMGDIIGDINKRRGTISGMDEKSGDRVIKALVPLAENFGYVTVLRTLSSGRASYAMEFSHYDIVPKNIALNVLEKVKGRTDLL encoded by the coding sequence ATGAGTTCCAATTTAAACTTAACCCGTAACATCGGCATTATGGCACACATTGATGCCGGTAAGACTACGACTACCGAGAGGATTTTATTCTACACGGGTAAGACTCATCGTATGGGTGAAGTACATGATGGAGCTGCCACCATGGATTTTATGGAGCAAGAGCAGGAGAGAGGCATTACAATAGCTTCGGCAGCGACAACAACATATTGGAAATATCAAGATACTCAATACAAAATAAATATAATAGACACTCCTGGACACGTCGATTTTACTGTCGAAGTAGAGCGATATCTCAGGGTTTTAGATGGAGCCATAGCAGTTTACTGCGCAGTTGGAGGCGTACAGCCACAGTCAGAAACTGTTTGGAGACAAGCAAATAAATACAATGTTCCTCGGATTGCATTTGTAAACAAAATGGATCGCGTAGGAGCAGACTATTTCAACGTTATACAACAAATGCGCGACCGCTTGAAAGCTAACGCAGTTGCAATACAAATCCCTATTGGTGTTGAAGACACATTCAGAGGTGTTGTCGATTTGGTAGAAAAAAGAGCAATACAGTGGTATGACGATGAAACCGGCACGACAAATTATAATTATATAGATATTCCGGCTGATTTAATGGATCAGGTAAATGAATATCGTCATATAATGGTTGAAGCAATTGCCGAAGCTGATGATAAAATACTTGAGAGATATCTTGAAGATCCGGAAGCGATTACAGCTGAAGAGATGCGTGCGGCACTGAGAAAAGCAACAATTGCTCGAGTTATGGTGCCCGTAATGTGCGGAGCAGCATTTAAAAACAAAGGAATTCAACGCCTTTTAGATGCTGTTTGCGCTTATTTGCCAAGTCCTGTCGACATTGACGCAGTACAAGGAACAATGTTAGATAACCCTGATAAAGTTATCGAACGTAAACCATCCGAAGAAGAGCCACTAAGTGCTCTGGCCGTAAAGGTGGCAACCGATCCATATGTAGGAAGATTGTGTTACGTAAGAGTCTATTCTGGAGTTTTGGAAACAGGAATGAATGTTCTTAACACGAGAACTGGAAAAAAAGAGAGGATTTCAAGACTTTTTCAGATGCATGCCAGCAAACAAAATCCTATGGATGTAATTGGTACGGGCGATATATGTGCTGTTGTTGGACTTAAAAACATACGTACAGGAGATACACTTTGCGATCCTGACAAGCCAATAGTTCTTGAAAAAATGGAGTTTCCTGATCCTGTAATAGATGTGGCTATTGAGCCTAAAACGCAGGCTGACTCTGACAAAATGGATAATGCACTTTCAAAGTTGATGGAAGAAGACCCAACTTTCAATGTACATACTGATCAGGATTCAGGTCAGGTAGTTATTAGTGGAATGGGAGAGTTGCATCTTGAAATAATTATTGATCGTCTGCTACGTGAATTTAAGGTAGAATGCAATCAAGGTGCGCCAATGGTTAAATATAAAGAATCCATAACAAAAGCCGTAGAGCACCGCGAAGTGTTTAAAAAACAAACAGGTGGACGAGGTAAGTTTGCAGATATTATTGTAAGAATCGAGCCGGCAGATGAAGGACAGACAGGATTACAATTTATTGACGAAGTAAAAGGCGGAAATATTCCGCGTGAATATATACCCTCAGTCGAAAAGGGATTTAAAGAAGCCATGCAAAACGGACCCCTTGCAGGATATGCACTCGATAATATGAAAGTTACCTTGATAGATGGTTCATATCACCCGGTTGATTCAGACCAACTATCATTTGAGCTTTGTGCAAAATTTGCATTTAGAGAAGCAACCCGCAAAGCGTCTCCACTTTTGTTAGAGCCAATAATGTCAGTAGAAGTAACAACACCCGAAGAGTATATGGGTGATATTATTGGTGATATTAATAAACGTCGTGGAACTATTAGTGGTATGGATGAAAAGAGTGGCGACAGAGTTATCAAAGCACTAGTGCCACTAGCTGAAAATTTTGGTTACGTAACAGTATTAAGAACACTCTCATCAGGACGCGCATCGTACGCAATGGAGTTTTCTCATTACGATATAGTGCCAAAAAATATTGCTTTGAATGTATTAGAAAAAGTTAAAGGAAGAACAGATTTGTTATAA
- the rpsG gene encoding 30S ribosomal protein S7 → MRKSTPKKRELLPDPKYNSTQVTRFVNDLMMRGKKNLSFAIFYEALDIVEKKKGNIELSSFEIWQKALENITPQVEVKSRRVGGATFQIPMEIRESRKVAISVKNMIQFARKRAGRSMADKLAAEILAAYNNEGGAFKRKEDTHRMAEANKAFSHFRF, encoded by the coding sequence ATGAGAAAATCAACACCTAAGAAAAGAGAATTGTTGCCAGATCCAAAGTATAACAGCACACAAGTTACACGATTTGTCAACGACTTAATGATGAGAGGTAAAAAAAATCTATCTTTCGCTATTTTCTACGAAGCACTTGATATAGTTGAAAAGAAAAAAGGAAACATCGAATTATCATCGTTCGAAATTTGGCAAAAAGCCTTAGAAAATATTACTCCACAAGTTGAGGTAAAAAGTCGCCGTGTTGGTGGAGCCACTTTCCAAATACCAATGGAAATACGTGAATCTCGTAAAGTAGCTATCAGCGTAAAAAATATGATACAATTTGCCAGAAAACGCGCAGGACGCTCTATGGCAGACAAACTTGCAGCTGAAATTTTAGCCGCATACAATAACGAAGGTGGAGCATTCAAAAGGAAAGAAGACACACATAGAATGGCAGAAGCTAATAAAGCATTCTCACATTTCAGATTTTAG
- a CDS encoding 30S ribosomal protein S12 produces the protein MPTIQQLVRKGRKTIEKKSKAPALDSCPQRRGVCTRVYTTTPKKPNSAMRKVARVRLTNGKEVNAYIPGEGHNLQEHSIVLICGGRVKDLPGVRYHIVRGALDTSGVEGRKQRRSRYGTKKPKATKK, from the coding sequence ATGCCAACAATACAACAACTAGTACGTAAAGGGCGTAAGACAATAGAGAAAAAGAGTAAAGCTCCGGCTTTAGACTCTTGTCCGCAACGTCGTGGAGTATGTACACGTGTATATACAACAACGCCTAAAAAACCAAACTCTGCAATGCGTAAAGTTGCCAGAGTACGTTTAACTAACGGTAAAGAGGTCAACGCCTACATTCCAGGCGAAGGACACAACTTACAAGAGCACTCGATAGTTCTCATTTGTGGAGGTCGTGTTAAAGACCTACCAGGTGTACGCTATCACATTGTTCGTGGAGCATTAGACACTTCAGGTGTAGAAGGACGCAAACAAAGACGTTCAAGATATGGTACAAAGAAACCAAAAGCAACAAAAAAATAA
- a CDS encoding M28 family peptidase, with product MQNKYRYIFFIITLIFSQVTLFAQTKETIRKHVEYLASDALEGRLPCTTGDSLAANYIKKHLESKKVNPFESGFYQYFGIDIGVKITPTNRLTIGNTSLNLFEDFEPVNVTAEGNYQSELINIPFDSLISGSLSLESQHKWIAVEIGNYNPSVREYMRWATNASKENIKGIVFIVNSLGNERKSNPIYYSSQNNQLIRTQYKGSNKLFVKNDKGDISKITFCRGVFRVPIPLLMITKKSYEVIIASSRLSEQSKITINTTIEVNPITCKTQNVLGYIKGTERPDQYIIIGAHFDHLGYGGYETSSREPNRIEIHYGADDNASGTAAVLGLVTRLSNNPLPVSVVFALFASEEMGLLGSQHLVQNLPVEKKKIKAMLNYDMVGRMDENVLSVGGVGTADAFNTIIDTLKTPLQIRKSQYGTGPSDHASFNSEGIPVLYFSTGVHIDYHTPDDIASNINYPGIMSVIDYSELLLRAISMPQSDLAYRQTEPQKLTHATRNSLKVSLGIIPDVTGSDNTGLNIMGVTAGGVADRAELKKGDKIVNIDGTKIHNIYDYMEKLQHIAPNQISNITIERDKKQKVILIKF from the coding sequence ATGCAAAATAAATATCGTTATATATTCTTTATCATTACCCTTATTTTTTCCCAAGTAACCTTATTTGCGCAAACTAAAGAAACTATTCGTAAGCACGTAGAATATTTAGCGTCAGATGCTTTGGAGGGTCGATTACCATGTACTACCGGAGATAGCTTAGCAGCGAATTACATAAAAAAACATTTAGAGTCAAAAAAAGTTAATCCCTTTGAATCAGGTTTTTATCAATATTTTGGTATTGATATTGGGGTCAAAATAACCCCAACAAACAGGCTCACAATAGGCAATACCTCTTTAAACCTATTTGAAGATTTTGAACCAGTAAATGTAACAGCTGAAGGAAACTATCAATCGGAATTAATTAATATCCCATTCGATTCTTTGATAAGTGGCTCCCTTTCTCTTGAATCCCAACACAAGTGGATAGCTGTTGAAATAGGAAACTATAATCCCTCAGTTCGGGAATATATGAGATGGGCGACCAATGCTTCAAAAGAGAATATCAAGGGGATAGTCTTTATAGTCAATTCGTTAGGCAATGAGCGAAAGAGCAATCCCATATATTACAGTTCGCAAAACAATCAACTTATAAGAACGCAATACAAAGGAAGTAATAAATTGTTTGTTAAAAATGATAAAGGGGACATTTCCAAAATAACGTTTTGTCGAGGAGTTTTTCGTGTCCCAATACCACTATTAATGATAACAAAAAAATCGTACGAGGTTATTATTGCTAGTAGTAGGTTATCTGAGCAGTCAAAAATAACTATTAACACTACAATTGAGGTTAACCCGATTACATGTAAGACACAAAATGTATTAGGTTACATTAAGGGGACAGAACGTCCAGATCAATACATAATAATAGGCGCACATTTTGATCATTTGGGATATGGTGGGTACGAAACAAGTTCTCGAGAACCAAATAGAATAGAAATTCATTACGGTGCAGATGACAACGCTTCCGGAACAGCAGCCGTATTAGGACTCGTTACACGTTTAAGTAACAATCCTTTACCCGTATCGGTCGTTTTTGCCTTGTTCGCCTCTGAAGAGATGGGACTTTTAGGCTCGCAACACTTGGTGCAAAACCTGCCTGTTGAGAAAAAAAAGATAAAAGCAATGCTGAACTATGATATGGTAGGTCGTATGGATGAAAATGTCCTCAGTGTTGGAGGAGTAGGAACAGCAGATGCATTCAATACTATTATAGACACTCTTAAAACACCACTACAAATAAGAAAATCGCAATATGGAACAGGTCCGTCTGACCATGCTTCGTTCAACAGTGAAGGAATACCAGTACTATACTTCAGCACAGGAGTTCATATAGATTATCATACCCCAGACGATATTGCTTCTAACATTAATTATCCAGGAATAATGTCAGTTATTGACTATTCTGAACTACTATTAAGGGCGATATCAATGCCTCAATCAGATCTTGCATATCGTCAAACAGAACCACAGAAATTAACTCACGCAACAAGAAACTCTCTTAAGGTGTCACTCGGAATAATTCCGGATGTCACAGGAAGCGATAACACAGGATTAAATATTATGGGAGTCACAGCCGGAGGTGTAGCCGACAGAGCAGAGTTGAAAAAAGGCGACAAAATTGTTAATATAGACGGAACTAAAATTCACAACATATATGACTATATGGAGAAGCTACAACATATAGCGCCAAATCAAATATCAAATATTACCATTGAGAGAGATAAAAAGCAAAAAGTAATTTTGATTAAATTTTAA
- a CDS encoding C40 family peptidase — protein sequence MILDGILAYTFNDTTGSNNDFFVSKNIKSDIPDNKLVKHKYREMIVSEAIKHEGKPYKYAANGPDKFDCSGFVQYVYLQATGYKLPHSASAQSKLGKKIRQDEVMPGDLVFFGNPTTKHINHVGIVIKTSDNKVNSIIHGTNSGITIDNSESAGWKKHWKSIIVKFITFEELIDL from the coding sequence ATGATACTTGACGGTATTTTGGCATATACTTTTAATGATACAACTGGAAGTAATAACGATTTTTTTGTTTCAAAAAACATCAAAAGTGATATTCCAGACAATAAATTGGTCAAACACAAATATCGCGAAATGATTGTTTCTGAAGCTATTAAACACGAAGGCAAACCTTATAAATATGCAGCTAACGGACCTGATAAATTTGATTGTAGTGGTTTTGTCCAATATGTTTATCTGCAAGCAACCGGATATAAATTACCTCATAGTGCGTCCGCACAATCAAAATTAGGAAAAAAAATCCGACAAGATGAGGTAATGCCTGGTGATTTAGTGTTTTTTGGAAATCCCACAACAAAACATATAAATCATGTCGGGATAGTTATAAAAACGTCTGACAACAAAGTTAATAGCATTATTCATGGTACAAACTCTGGTATAACTATTGATAACAGCGAAAGTGCTGGTTGGAAAAAGCATTGGAAATCAATAATTGTGAAGTTTATAACTTTTGAAGAATTGATAGATTTATAG